One window from the genome of Nicotiana sylvestris chromosome 9, ASM39365v2, whole genome shotgun sequence encodes:
- the LOC104230908 gene encoding phospholipase A1-Igamma2, chloroplastic-like produces the protein MASLTNSILTFQTSTPHQHEGTCFRPDSLLYSSFFPSQKFPNIVKLSTRTPSLSSKTGRSLTSIINELEKERDNNMVDELEEGESTSTTTIKIQEPELADYWLEILGKDDWVGILDPLDPLLRNELIRYGEMAQACYDAFDFDPYSKYCGSCKFPRHKFFDGLDMANYGYDITRYLYATSNINLPNFFKQSRWPKVWSKNANWIGYVAVSNDETSKRLGRRDITISWRGTVTRLEWIADLMDFLRPISSDKIPCPDPNVKVESGFLDLYTDKDENCRYCKFSAREQILTEVKRLVEKYPTEEMSITVTGHSLGSALAILSAYDIVETGVNVRANTRAVPIGVFSFAGPRVGNTRFKQRLEMLGVKVLRVVNVHDIVPKSPGLVFNEHSPSMVMKICEGLPWSYSHVGVELALDHKNSPFLKPTNDLVCAHNLEAHLHLLDGYHGKGRRFVLAKGRDIALVNKACDFLKDHYCVPPNWRQDENKGMIRDKDGRWIQPERPRVLDDHPPDIHHHLKHLGLSSS, from the exons ATGGCTTCTCTTACTAACTCAATTCTTACATTCCAAACAAGTACACCCCATCAGCACGAAGGTACTTGTTTTAGACCCGATTCATTgctttattcttctttttttcctagCCAAAAGTTTCCAAATATAGTCAAATTGTCAACAAGAACACCCTCCTTGTCTTCTAAAACTGGCCGATCTCTCACATCTATCATCAATGAGCTCGAAAAGGAAAGGGACAATAATATGGTGGATGAATTAGAAGAAGGTGAAAGTACTAGTACAACGACAATAAAGATTCAAGAACCAGAACTAGCAGACTATTGGCTAGAAATTCTTGGCAAAGATGATTGGGTAGGCATTCTTGATCCACTAGATCCACTTTTACGAAATGAGTTAATTCGATATGGAGAAATGGCTCAAGCTTGTTACGATGCTTTTGATTTTGATCCATATTCTAAGTACTGTGGGAGCTGCAAATTTCCACGGCACAAATTCTTTGATGGTCTAGACATGGCCAACTATGGCTACGATATCACACGTTACCTATATGCAACTTCAAATATTAACTTGCCAAATTTCTTCAAACAATCTCGTTGGCCTAAG GTATGGAGCAAAAACGCAAATTGGATTGGTTATGTTGCTGTTTCGAATGACGAAACCTCGAAACGCTTAGGCCGCCGTGACATAACGATTTCATGGAGAGGGACTGTGACTCGTTTGGAGTGGATTGCTGATTTAATGGACTTTCTCCGTCCAATATCTTCAGACAAAATACCTTGCCCTGATCCTAATGTCAAGGTCGAATCTGGGTTTCTTGATCTCTACACTGACAAAGACGAGAATTGCAG GTACTGCAAGTTCTCAGCAAGAGAACAGATACTAACGGAGGTGAAAAGATTAGTAGAAAAGTACCCAACTGAGGAAATGAGCATAACAGTGACTGGACACAGTTTAGGCAGTGCTTTGGCAATATTGAGTGCGTATGATATTGTGGAAACAGGAGTAAATGTAAGGGCAAATACTAGGGCTGTGCCTATTGGTGTATTTTCCTTTGCAGGGCCAAGAGTGGGAAATACAAGGTTTAAACAAAGACTTGAAATGTTGGGTGTGAAAGTTCTGAGAGTTGTGAATGTTCATGACATTGTTCCAAAGTCCCCTGGGTTAGTGTTTAATGAGCATTCTCCGTCAATGGTTATGAAGATTTGTGAAGGGTTGCCGTGGAGTTATTCGCATGTTGGAGTAGAATTGGCTTTAGATCACAAGAATTCGCCTTTCTTGAAACCAACTAATGATCTTGTTTGTGCTCATAATTTGGAGGCTCATTTACACTTGCTTGACGG ATATCATGGGAAAGGAAGAAGGTTTGTGCTAGCAAAGGGAAGGGATATAGCACTCGTAAACAAAGCATGTGATTTCTTGAAAGATCATTACTGTGTTCCACCAAATTGGAGGCAAGATGAGAACAAAGGGATGATTAGAGACAAAGATGGCCGTTGGATTCAACCTGAACGTCCCAGAGTACTTGATGATCACCCTCCTGATATTCATCATCACCTTAAACATTTAGGCCTTTCATCTTCTTGA